One Gemmatimonadaceae bacterium DNA segment encodes these proteins:
- a CDS encoding glycosyltransferase family 2 protein: MPDHALQETTSPTHRPPSPSPTATVGAHGSVVEIVDTSFPAAARQVSVVIPAYNEGPHVAQQIRDVDEVMKDTGWTYEIIVVDDGSKDDTSQNAATTSARVLRRVRNQGYGAALKLGIRHAQYDWILITDADGTYPVAAIPGILARAEANDMVVGARVGAEVSIPWERRPAKWFLKKLASYLAERDLVDINSGLRLMRKKLVEKYEFLLPQGFSFTTTITLSCACNGHAMEYVPIDYAARLGNSKIRARHAYDFTLLIVRTIVYFNPLKVFLPVGAAMFVAGLGKLAYDIYKDNLSESAVLAFLGAMLVWAVGLLADQNQRMSQKR; encoded by the coding sequence GTGCCTGATCACGCCTTGCAGGAAACCACCAGTCCCACGCATCGGCCGCCGTCGCCGAGCCCCACCGCGACGGTCGGGGCACACGGATCCGTGGTCGAGATCGTCGACACCTCGTTCCCCGCCGCCGCGCGCCAGGTCTCGGTCGTGATCCCGGCGTACAACGAGGGGCCGCACGTCGCGCAGCAGATACGCGACGTCGACGAGGTGATGAAGGACACCGGGTGGACCTACGAGATCATCGTCGTCGACGACGGCTCGAAGGACGACACGTCGCAGAACGCGGCCACGACGTCGGCGCGCGTGCTGCGCCGGGTGCGCAACCAGGGGTACGGCGCGGCGCTCAAGCTCGGGATCCGTCACGCGCAGTACGACTGGATCCTCATCACCGACGCCGATGGGACGTATCCGGTCGCGGCGATCCCGGGGATCCTGGCGCGCGCCGAGGCCAACGACATGGTGGTCGGCGCACGGGTGGGTGCCGAGGTGAGCATTCCGTGGGAGCGCCGTCCGGCCAAGTGGTTCCTCAAGAAGCTGGCGAGCTACCTGGCAGAGCGCGACCTGGTCGACATCAACTCGGGATTGCGCCTCATGCGCAAGAAGCTGGTGGAGAAGTACGAGTTCCTCCTTCCGCAGGGCTTCTCGTTCACGACGACCATCACGCTCTCGTGTGCCTGCAACGGGCACGCGATGGAGTATGTCCCGATCGACTACGCGGCGCGGCTCGGCAACTCGAAAATCAGGGCGCGCCATGCGTACGACTTCACGCTGCTGATCGTGCGCACGATCGTCTACTTCAACCCGCTCAAGGTCTTCCTGCCCGTGGGGGCGGCGATGTTCGTGGCGGGGCTGGGCAAGCTGGCCTACGACATCTACAAGGACAATCTCTCGGAGAGCGCGGTCCTCGCGTTCCTGGGGGCAATGCTGGTCTGGGCGGTGGGGCTCCTCGCGGACCAGAACCAGCGCATGTCGCAGAAGCGATGA
- a CDS encoding GDP-mannose 4,6-dehydratase: MTFWNERRVLVTGATGLLGSHLVSELLRRRASVVCLVRDWVADSEAVTSGTLGKCRVVRGELEDYETVLRALNEYEVDSVFHLGAQTIVGTASRSPLSTFEANIKGTWVLLEAARQLAGRVQRIVVASSDKAYGEHPTLPYTEDAPLIGRFPYDVSKSCADLITLSYFHSYRLPVAVTRCGNLYGGGDLNWNRLVPGTIRAALKGESPVIRSDGTFVRDYFFVRDAVEAYLQLAERVPEEGFIGEAFNFGTETPLSVTQMAGEILRVMGREDLPLTILNQATNEISRQYLDCAKARARMQWAPHWTLDAALRETVAWYGDYVERRES, from the coding sequence ATGACTTTCTGGAACGAGCGCCGTGTGCTGGTGACCGGAGCCACGGGGTTGCTGGGCTCGCACCTGGTGAGCGAGCTGCTGCGTCGCAGGGCGTCGGTGGTGTGCCTGGTGCGCGACTGGGTGGCCGACAGCGAGGCGGTGACGTCAGGAACGCTCGGCAAGTGCCGCGTGGTGCGCGGCGAGCTCGAGGACTACGAGACGGTGTTGCGCGCCCTCAACGAGTACGAGGTCGATTCCGTCTTTCACCTCGGGGCGCAGACGATCGTTGGAACGGCGTCGCGCTCGCCGCTGTCCACGTTCGAGGCGAACATCAAGGGGACGTGGGTCCTGCTCGAGGCGGCGCGGCAGCTGGCGGGGCGCGTGCAGCGCATCGTGGTGGCGTCGAGCGACAAGGCGTACGGCGAGCACCCCACCCTGCCCTACACCGAGGATGCGCCGCTCATCGGGCGCTTCCCGTACGACGTCTCCAAGTCGTGCGCCGACCTCATCACGCTGTCGTACTTCCACTCGTACCGCCTTCCCGTGGCGGTGACGCGGTGCGGCAACCTGTACGGCGGCGGTGACCTCAACTGGAACCGCCTGGTGCCCGGGACGATCCGCGCCGCGCTCAAGGGCGAGTCGCCGGTGATTCGCAGCGACGGGACGTTCGTGCGCGACTACTTCTTCGTGCGCGACGCGGTGGAGGCGTACCTGCAGCTGGCCGAGCGCGTCCCGGAGGAGGGTTTCATCGGCGAGGCCTTCAACTTCGGGACGGAGACGCCGCTCTCGGTCACGCAGATGGCGGGGGAGATCCTGCGCGTGATGGGGCGCGAGGACTTGCCGCTGACGATCCTGAACCAGGCCACCAACGAGATCTCGCGCCAGTACCTGGACTGCGCCAAGGCGCGCGCGCGCATGCAGTGGGCGCCGCACTGGACGCTGGACGCGGCGCTGCGCGAGACGGTCGCCTGGTACGGCGACTACGTCGAGCGTCGCGAGTCGTGA
- a CDS encoding class I SAM-dependent methyltransferase — translation MSAPSPRTSTPEQGTSRWQATDGRGTSVHHLRTTCRACTQATLHRVLQLGNQPLANAFLRSSDDARHESRFPLELYFCTTCSLVQLADVIDPEVLFGEYIYVTGTSSTMALHNQEYARTVRDRLTLGPGDLVVEVASNDGSLLGCFKEFGGRILGVEPARNIAALAASRGIPTVNRFFDEGAGHELRSTHGAARAVIGNNVLAHVDDTQGFLRGAAALIADDGAVIVEVPYAREMLLNCEYDTIYHEHLCYFSVTALAHLAQRVGLAVDDVQEREVHGGTIRVWMRKQPAHGARAREMMATEAANGLSTLAAWEEFARRAAEHRRSLRLMLEELHGRGKVVAGYGAPAKGNTMLNYCGIDPTLVPYTVDRNPLKVGTYTPGMHIPVLDVKTLLDRAPDFVLILAWNFADEIMEQQQAYRDRGGRFIIPIPSPRIA, via the coding sequence ATGAGCGCACCGTCCCCCAGGACCTCGACGCCGGAGCAAGGCACATCGCGCTGGCAGGCAACGGACGGCCGCGGCACGAGCGTACACCACCTGCGCACCACCTGCCGAGCCTGCACGCAGGCAACGCTGCACCGCGTCCTGCAACTCGGGAATCAGCCGCTCGCCAACGCCTTCCTGCGCTCGAGCGACGACGCGCGGCATGAGAGCCGGTTCCCGCTCGAGCTGTACTTCTGCACGACGTGCTCGCTGGTCCAGCTGGCCGACGTGATCGACCCCGAGGTCCTGTTTGGCGAGTACATCTACGTCACGGGGACGTCGTCGACCATGGCGTTGCACAATCAGGAGTATGCGCGCACCGTGCGCGACCGCCTGACGCTGGGACCCGGCGACCTGGTGGTGGAGGTCGCGAGCAACGACGGGTCGCTGCTGGGGTGCTTCAAGGAGTTTGGCGGGCGCATCCTCGGCGTCGAGCCGGCGCGCAACATCGCCGCCCTGGCGGCGTCGCGGGGGATTCCGACGGTGAACCGCTTCTTCGACGAGGGAGCGGGCCACGAGTTGCGATCGACGCATGGCGCCGCGCGCGCCGTGATTGGCAACAACGTGCTGGCGCACGTGGACGACACGCAGGGCTTCCTGCGCGGGGCGGCAGCGCTCATCGCCGACGACGGCGCGGTCATCGTCGAGGTGCCGTACGCGCGCGAGATGCTGCTCAACTGCGAGTACGACACGATCTACCACGAGCACCTGTGCTACTTCTCCGTCACCGCGCTGGCCCACCTGGCGCAGCGCGTGGGGCTGGCGGTGGACGACGTGCAGGAGCGTGAGGTGCACGGCGGGACGATTCGGGTGTGGATGCGCAAGCAGCCGGCGCACGGCGCGCGCGCGCGCGAGATGATGGCGACCGAGGCGGCGAACGGACTGTCGACGCTGGCAGCGTGGGAGGAGTTTGCCCGTCGCGCCGCGGAGCATCGCCGCTCGTTGCGCCTGATGCTGGAGGAGCTGCACGGTCGCGGCAAGGTGGTGGCCGGGTACGGCGCGCCGGCGAAGGGAAACACGATGCTGAACTACTGCGGCATCGACCCGACGCTCGTCCCGTACACCGTCGACCGCAACCCGCTCAAGGTGGGGACGTACACGCCGGGAATGCATATTCCGGTGCTGGACGTGAAGACGCTCCTCGATCGCGCCCCCGACTTCGTCCTGATCCTCGCCTGGAACTTCGCCGACGAGATCATGGAGCAGCAGCAGGCGTATCGCGACCGCGGCGGGCGCTTCATCATCCCCATTCCCTCTCCCCGGATCGCCTAG
- the rfbF gene encoding glucose-1-phosphate cytidylyltransferase encodes MRVVILAGGKGTRLSEETTARPKPMVEIGGRPILWHLMHYFAAAGHKDFLVACGYKGEFIKQYFRDFALRESDFFVDLSNGSVDVVNGSRLDWKVGLVDTGLETMTGGRLKRLHRFLDGERFFCTYGDGLSNVDVRQLLAFHQSHGKLATVTAVRPPARFGGLSLDGDRVHAFTEKPQAEGGWINGGFFVLEPRVLDYLVDDETVLEREPLERLAEDGQLMAFKHGGFFQPMDTVRERDLLESLWASGQAPWKNWT; translated from the coding sequence ATGCGCGTCGTGATTCTGGCCGGTGGCAAGGGGACGCGGCTGTCCGAGGAGACGACGGCGCGTCCCAAGCCGATGGTGGAGATCGGGGGGCGCCCGATCCTCTGGCACCTGATGCACTACTTCGCCGCAGCAGGACACAAGGACTTCCTGGTGGCGTGCGGCTACAAGGGCGAGTTCATCAAGCAGTACTTCCGCGACTTCGCGCTGCGCGAGAGCGACTTCTTCGTCGACCTCTCGAACGGGTCCGTCGACGTCGTGAACGGATCGCGCCTGGACTGGAAGGTCGGGTTGGTCGACACGGGGCTGGAGACGATGACCGGCGGGCGACTCAAGCGCCTGCACCGTTTCCTGGACGGCGAGCGCTTCTTCTGCACATACGGCGACGGTTTGTCCAACGTCGACGTGCGCCAGCTCCTGGCCTTTCACCAGTCGCATGGCAAACTGGCAACAGTGACGGCGGTGCGTCCGCCGGCGCGCTTTGGCGGGCTCTCGCTCGACGGCGACCGGGTGCATGCCTTCACGGAGAAGCCGCAGGCCGAGGGCGGGTGGATCAACGGCGGCTTCTTTGTCCTCGAGCCGAGGGTCCTGGACTACCTGGTGGACGACGAGACGGTGCTCGAACGCGAACCGCTGGAGCGGCTCGCCGAGGACGGTCAGCTCATGGCGTTCAAGCACGGGGGCTTCTTCCAGCCGATGGATACCGTGCGGGAGCGCGACCTGCTGGAATCACTGTGGGCGAGCGGACAGGCGCCCTGGAAGAACTGGACATGA
- a CDS encoding NAD(P)H-binding protein, which translates to MKAGSFPPVVLTGATGFLGQRVLHLLAQRGAPSVRVVARRATALARGPQWRPGWTAVDCDLAASPLPDDVVTAGSVVLHLAAATGKATPEAMRAVNVEGTRRVVDAARAGGAAHLIFVSSIAASFRDQRWYHYAHAKLEAESIVASSGVPCSIVRPTMIFGDGSPIQAALTGLANGGAPIVLGSGEVLVQPIHVDDLAAFLVALAGDDPSGTTPMEVGGGERLTMRALLARVRAASGLKPRSPVGVPLALLRAMLGAAERVVGTALPITAGQLASFVNDSAAVPNPLVARLLPAPRGVDAMLVAEAGAPPLAGHSSGAAERADPAALAHEFSVFARYLGTVSVDERLAAAYVRAHQSLPPGASDGLDAWLFQWGRSGTVACTLSDCYARRVRPFGLLRRKLVLALAVLESMPATHARYDTARHASATASWLALVALGVRWVACTVAAVVVLLPVHFLLSLRGARASTGHG; encoded by the coding sequence ATGAAGGCTGGCTCCTTTCCGCCGGTCGTCCTCACGGGGGCGACCGGCTTTCTCGGTCAACGCGTGTTGCACCTCCTGGCGCAGCGCGGCGCACCATCGGTGCGGGTCGTGGCCCGTCGCGCCACGGCGCTGGCGCGCGGACCGCAGTGGCGTCCTGGCTGGACTGCCGTTGACTGCGACCTCGCGGCTTCCCCGCTTCCCGACGACGTCGTCACGGCGGGGAGCGTCGTCCTGCACCTGGCGGCCGCCACCGGCAAGGCCACCCCCGAGGCCATGCGAGCGGTCAACGTCGAGGGGACGCGCCGAGTCGTCGACGCGGCGCGCGCCGGCGGGGCAGCTCACCTCATCTTCGTCTCGTCGATCGCGGCCTCGTTTCGCGACCAGCGGTGGTACCACTACGCGCACGCCAAGCTCGAAGCCGAATCGATCGTTGCTTCGAGCGGCGTCCCCTGCTCGATCGTTCGCCCCACGATGATCTTCGGCGATGGGTCGCCGATCCAGGCGGCGCTCACCGGGCTGGCGAACGGCGGTGCCCCCATCGTGCTGGGAAGCGGCGAGGTGCTCGTCCAGCCCATCCACGTCGACGACCTCGCTGCCTTCCTGGTCGCCCTCGCCGGCGACGATCCCTCCGGCACGACGCCGATGGAAGTTGGCGGCGGAGAGCGCCTGACGATGCGCGCGCTGCTCGCACGCGTGCGAGCCGCGTCTGGCCTAAAGCCCCGAAGCCCCGTGGGCGTTCCGCTCGCCCTCCTTCGAGCGATGCTTGGCGCCGCCGAGCGAGTTGTCGGAACCGCGCTCCCGATCACGGCCGGACAGCTGGCGTCGTTCGTGAACGATTCGGCGGCGGTGCCCAACCCGCTGGTAGCCCGCTTGCTTCCCGCGCCACGCGGCGTCGATGCAATGCTCGTGGCGGAAGCCGGTGCGCCGCCTCTCGCCGGCCACTCGTCAGGCGCCGCCGAGCGCGCCGATCCGGCGGCGCTGGCGCACGAGTTCTCCGTCTTTGCGCGCTACCTCGGCACCGTGTCGGTCGATGAACGGCTGGCCGCTGCATACGTGCGGGCGCACCAGTCGCTCCCGCCAGGCGCAAGCGATGGGCTCGACGCGTGGTTGTTCCAGTGGGGGCGCAGTGGAACGGTTGCCTGTACGCTGTCCGACTGCTACGCGCGGCGCGTGCGCCCGTTCGGCCTGTTGCGGCGCAAGCTCGTGCTGGCGCTCGCGGTGCTCGAGTCCATGCCCGCGACGCACGCACGTTACGACACCGCGCGTCATGCCTCGGCCACGGCGTCGTGGCTCGCCCTCGTGGCGTTAGGGGTGCGCTGGGTGGCGTGCACGGTCGCCGCCGTCGTCGTGCTCCTCCCCGTGCACTTCCTCCTCTCGCTGCGCGGAGCGCGCGCGTCGACCGGCCATGGCTGA
- a CDS encoding glycosyltransferase family 39 protein produces MTLTPAPRRLSAGWWVLAAATLLALVSPTTLAGLAPEPTPQQLQLGAWVLKGALLLFGVGAVVLDRLCARDGERHPQTARDEAPWPRAERLALGGLLIVALALRLVRLDGGLWIDEISTLLTYVRRPMVETFVVYDSQNQHPLYTLLAQMSIAVFGDSPSALRLPAVLLGVASVAALYVLARRVASRAEAFLGAALLAASMHHVWFSQNARGYTGLLALSLVATLALWRLVRREGSVRRWAWVYAISMGLATWVHLTGALIALGHAVILLGALAAPRMLGLERGAATRDVVVPALGAIALAGLCSILLYAPVLPQLPDVILHAAPTVPVAPGRAPASIAWKNPLWFVTEMVARLAAGIPGGVVAVVLAAGVLAAGVWSYLRDQRLLLALIVMPMVTTIGVMMATRHNLWPRFFFFAAGFAVMLGMRGGFALVEWIGAKVWRWDAPTARRMAAVGASLVVVASALTVPRAWGPKQDFVAAANFLRSSRGERDAVVTLGVTDEPIRKYLGVAADSLDRLDELQQVEAAHARTWVVVTFPVLFEARQPDVADWLRGRYDTAAVFSGSVGGGDIVVLVRNKSRA; encoded by the coding sequence GTGACGCTCACCCCGGCGCCGCGGCGACTGTCGGCCGGCTGGTGGGTGCTCGCAGCCGCAACGCTCCTCGCGCTCGTCTCCCCGACGACACTGGCCGGCCTGGCGCCGGAACCAACCCCCCAGCAGCTGCAACTCGGCGCCTGGGTGCTCAAGGGAGCGCTGCTGCTGTTCGGCGTGGGAGCGGTCGTGCTCGACCGACTGTGCGCGCGCGACGGCGAACGCCACCCGCAAACCGCGCGCGACGAGGCGCCATGGCCACGTGCGGAGCGACTGGCACTCGGCGGGCTCCTCATCGTGGCGCTCGCGCTGCGCCTGGTGCGACTCGATGGCGGCCTCTGGATCGACGAGATCTCGACGCTGCTCACGTATGTCCGCCGCCCGATGGTGGAGACGTTCGTGGTGTACGACTCGCAGAACCAGCACCCGCTGTACACCCTCCTGGCCCAAATGTCGATTGCGGTGTTCGGCGACTCGCCGAGCGCGTTGCGGCTGCCGGCCGTGCTGCTGGGGGTGGCGAGCGTTGCCGCCTTGTATGTGCTGGCCCGGCGCGTGGCGTCGCGCGCGGAGGCTTTCCTGGGGGCCGCGCTCCTCGCCGCCTCGATGCACCATGTCTGGTTCTCGCAGAACGCGCGCGGCTACACCGGGCTGCTCGCCCTCTCGCTCGTCGCCACGCTCGCGCTGTGGCGACTGGTGCGCCGCGAGGGGAGCGTGCGACGCTGGGCGTGGGTGTACGCCATCAGCATGGGACTGGCCACGTGGGTCCACCTTACCGGGGCGCTGATCGCCCTGGGGCACGCCGTCATCCTCCTCGGCGCGCTCGCGGCGCCGAGGATGCTGGGACTGGAACGCGGCGCCGCGACGCGCGACGTGGTGGTCCCCGCCCTGGGGGCGATCGCGCTTGCCGGGCTCTGCTCCATCCTGCTGTACGCCCCCGTCCTGCCGCAGCTCCCGGACGTGATCCTCCATGCCGCGCCGACCGTTCCCGTGGCGCCAGGGCGTGCTCCCGCGTCCATCGCATGGAAGAATCCGCTCTGGTTCGTGACCGAGATGGTGGCGCGACTCGCGGCCGGGATCCCGGGGGGTGTGGTGGCGGTCGTACTCGCCGCGGGCGTTCTGGCTGCCGGGGTTTGGTCGTACCTGCGGGACCAGCGGTTGCTGCTGGCCCTGATCGTCATGCCGATGGTCACGACGATCGGGGTGATGATGGCCACGCGGCACAACCTGTGGCCACGCTTCTTCTTCTTTGCCGCCGGCTTTGCCGTGATGCTGGGCATGCGTGGCGGCTTTGCATTGGTGGAGTGGATCGGTGCGAAGGTGTGGCGATGGGACGCGCCCACGGCCCGCCGGATGGCGGCCGTGGGGGCGTCGCTCGTGGTGGTGGCCAGCGCGCTCACCGTGCCACGCGCGTGGGGGCCCAAGCAGGATTTCGTTGCGGCCGCCAACTTCCTGCGCTCGTCGCGGGGGGAGCGGGACGCGGTCGTCACGTTAGGCGTGACGGATGAACCGATCCGCAAGTACCTCGGCGTCGCCGCCGATTCGCTGGACCGGCTGGACGAATTGCAGCAAGTGGAGGCCGCGCACGCGCGCACCTGGGTGGTCGTCACCTTCCCGGTGCTGTTCGAGGCGCGCCAACCCGACGTGGCCGACTGGCTGCGCGGCCGCTATGACACGGCGGCCGTCTTTTCGGGGAGTGTGGGCGGTGGAGACATCGTCGTTCTCGTGCGGAACAAGTCACGTGCCTGA
- a CDS encoding GMC family oxidoreductase — MAEFLVVGSGATGVHFAQTMLERGHDVTLLDVGFERPEPPHPDSAFMALKDALDDDGAYFLGPRGEAVVYPSAHAKPYGFPPSKEYVFRRPAGEGVVERGFHPMLSYARGGLAEAWTGGSYELRDEEFVDFPFRAGDMRPHYATVARRIGVTAAPDDLQRFSPLTAPYLPPLEPDAHSAWIAARYAQRRERVNALGVHLGRSRVAVLSRDHGSRRACGELGRCLWGCPRGALYRPSLTLADLQQHARFVYRPGVQVRRVLVAADGRAAGVVAMPLGGGSEFEVRADRVILAAGALATSLIYLETRLARGETDPSLAGLMDNRHVMVPFVNLARLGAKVELDSYQFHMLAMAIDTGDWRHDVHGQVTALKAAAVHPIVAPLPFDLATSRRVFQRMRAALGVANIWLADTRRDVNRARIQQRDAAPPQLVLEYGDDSSDLPATERAIATTRRALGALGCIAPRGMVQVLERGSSVHYAGTIPMTHLEQEHTCRPDGEVRGLPGLHVVDGAGFPWLPAKNITFSLMANAVRIAELLA; from the coding sequence ATGGCTGAATTCCTGGTGGTTGGTTCCGGCGCCACCGGTGTGCACTTCGCGCAGACGATGCTCGAGCGCGGTCACGATGTCACGCTGCTCGACGTGGGATTCGAGCGCCCGGAGCCTCCGCACCCCGACTCGGCGTTCATGGCGCTCAAGGACGCGTTGGACGACGACGGCGCGTACTTCCTCGGCCCACGTGGCGAGGCGGTGGTGTATCCCTCAGCGCATGCCAAGCCGTACGGTTTCCCCCCAAGCAAGGAATACGTCTTTCGTCGCCCGGCCGGCGAGGGCGTGGTCGAGCGGGGATTCCACCCCATGCTGTCGTACGCACGCGGTGGACTGGCCGAGGCGTGGACCGGTGGTTCGTATGAACTGCGGGACGAGGAATTCGTGGACTTCCCGTTCCGTGCGGGCGACATGCGGCCGCACTACGCCACCGTTGCGCGACGCATCGGCGTGACCGCCGCCCCCGACGACCTCCAGCGTTTCTCGCCACTCACGGCACCGTACCTGCCACCGCTCGAGCCCGACGCACACTCGGCCTGGATCGCCGCTCGTTATGCGCAGCGTCGCGAGCGTGTCAACGCGCTCGGCGTCCACCTCGGGCGCTCGCGCGTGGCCGTGCTGTCGCGCGATCACGGGTCGCGACGCGCCTGCGGAGAGTTAGGGCGATGCCTGTGGGGGTGCCCGCGGGGGGCGCTGTACCGCCCCAGCCTCACGCTCGCCGACCTCCAGCAACATGCGCGCTTTGTGTACCGGCCCGGCGTGCAGGTGCGGCGCGTCCTCGTTGCGGCCGACGGTCGCGCCGCAGGCGTCGTCGCCATGCCGCTGGGTGGCGGCAGCGAGTTCGAGGTGCGCGCCGACCGTGTCATCCTCGCCGCCGGTGCGCTGGCCACGTCGCTCATCTACCTGGAAACTCGCCTTGCTCGCGGCGAGACCGACCCGTCACTCGCCGGGTTGATGGACAACCGTCACGTGATGGTCCCGTTCGTCAACCTCGCGCGCCTGGGGGCCAAGGTGGAGCTGGATTCCTACCAGTTCCACATGCTCGCCATGGCGATCGACACGGGCGACTGGCGGCACGACGTGCACGGCCAGGTGACGGCGCTCAAGGCGGCCGCGGTGCACCCCATTGTCGCGCCGCTCCCGTTCGACCTCGCAACGTCGCGTCGCGTCTTCCAGCGCATGCGCGCAGCGCTCGGGGTGGCGAACATCTGGCTGGCGGATACGAGGCGTGACGTGAATCGGGCGCGCATCCAGCAGCGCGACGCCGCCCCTCCGCAACTCGTGCTGGAGTACGGCGACGATTCGAGCGACCTCCCGGCGACCGAGCGCGCCATCGCTACCACGCGGCGAGCGCTCGGCGCTCTTGGCTGCATCGCCCCCCGCGGCATGGTGCAGGTGCTCGAGCGCGGGTCGAGCGTGCATTACGCGGGGACGATTCCCATGACCCATCTGGAGCAGGAGCATACCTGCCGCCCCGATGGCGAGGTGCGAGGGCTCCCCGGATTGCACGTCGTGGATGGGGCGGGCTTCCCCTGGTTGCCGGCCAAGAACATCACCTTCTCGCTCATGGCGAACGCCGTGCGGATCGCCGAGCTGCTCGCCTGA
- a CDS encoding glycosyltransferase family 2 protein gives MAVYQIEEVSGWDPRIMVDVVIPVLNEAHVLGKSVATVRQFLSKALPCRWRVIVVDNGSTDGTDRVAKELAAQYDDVRFLQLPQRGRGRALRQAWSQSDADVMCYTDVDLSTELAALPKMVHSIVVDGFDLATGSRLLPQSRTTRSVKREFISRSYNLFIKAVLWTSFSDAQCGFKAISRAAMADLIPQVHDQAWFFDTELLVLAEKKGYQIADIPVEWIEDDDSRVKIVKTAWDDIKGVFRIRLKLWRDLLSPSAAPARALKRP, from the coding sequence ATGGCGGTCTACCAGATTGAGGAGGTCAGCGGCTGGGACCCGAGGATCATGGTCGATGTCGTGATTCCAGTGTTGAACGAGGCCCACGTTCTCGGGAAGAGCGTTGCGACCGTGCGGCAGTTCCTCTCCAAGGCGCTCCCCTGTCGCTGGCGGGTGATCGTCGTCGACAACGGCTCCACCGACGGAACCGACCGGGTCGCGAAGGAACTCGCGGCGCAGTACGACGACGTACGCTTCCTCCAACTCCCGCAACGCGGCCGCGGGCGCGCGCTGCGCCAGGCCTGGAGCCAGAGCGACGCGGACGTGATGTGCTATACCGACGTCGACCTCTCGACCGAGTTGGCTGCACTCCCCAAGATGGTGCACTCGATTGTCGTCGACGGCTTCGACCTGGCTACCGGCTCGCGCCTCCTTCCGCAGTCGCGCACCACTCGCTCGGTCAAGCGCGAGTTCATCTCACGCTCGTACAACCTCTTCATCAAGGCAGTCCTCTGGACCTCGTTCTCGGATGCGCAGTGCGGCTTCAAGGCCATTTCGCGCGCCGCGATGGCCGACCTGATCCCGCAGGTGCATGATCAAGCCTGGTTCTTCGACACCGAGCTCCTGGTGCTGGCGGAGAAGAAGGGATACCAGATCGCTGACATCCCGGTGGAATGGATCGAGGACGACGACAGCCGCGTGAAGATCGTGAAGACTGCGTGGGACGACATCAAGGGCGTCTTCCGCATTCGCCTCAAGCTCTGGCGCGACCTGCTGTCGCCGAGCGCCGCTCCCGCGCGGGCGCTCAAGCGCCCCTGA